Proteins from a genomic interval of Bradyrhizobium sp. CCGB01:
- a CDS encoding TRAP transporter large permease: MELIILGATFFGFLILGVPVAFAIGLSAICTILYEGLPVAVIFQQMMSGMNIFSFLAIPFFVFSGELMLHGGVADKIVQLAKNLVGHIRGGLGMSNVVACTLFGGVSGSPVADVSAMGAVMIPMMKKEGFDTDYAVNVTTHASLVGALMPTSHNMIIYALAAGGKVSIGALIAAGIMPALVLMACMLVAAYAVAVKRGYPAGKFPGWAEVFRSFAAALPGLLIVGIILAGILSGVFTATESAAVAVTYTILLTFFIYRTMTLPNFLRAAAKAVKTTGVVLLLIGVSTMFQYLMGLYEVADLAGDMMSKVSSQPWVIFLLINVILFVLGTFMDMAATILICTPIFLPIAMKAGMDPVQFGMLMLINCALGLNTPPVGTTQFVGCAIGGISVGAVMRTILPFYAALIAALMFVTYVPAFSLWLPRLLMGYKG; this comes from the coding sequence ATGGAACTGATCATCCTCGGCGCCACGTTCTTCGGCTTCCTGATCCTCGGCGTCCCGGTCGCCTTCGCGATCGGCCTCTCGGCGATCTGCACCATCCTCTATGAAGGCCTGCCGGTCGCCGTCATCTTCCAGCAGATGATGTCGGGGATGAACATCTTCTCCTTCCTCGCCATTCCGTTCTTCGTCTTCAGCGGCGAGCTGATGCTGCATGGCGGTGTCGCCGACAAGATCGTGCAGCTCGCCAAGAATCTGGTCGGGCACATCCGCGGCGGGCTCGGCATGTCGAACGTGGTCGCCTGCACGCTGTTCGGCGGCGTATCGGGCTCGCCCGTGGCCGACGTGTCGGCGATGGGCGCGGTGATGATCCCGATGATGAAGAAGGAAGGCTTCGACACCGACTACGCCGTCAACGTCACCACCCACGCCTCGCTGGTTGGAGCGTTGATGCCGACCAGCCACAACATGATCATCTATGCCCTGGCCGCCGGCGGCAAGGTCTCGATCGGCGCGCTGATCGCCGCGGGCATCATGCCCGCGCTCGTGCTGATGGCGTGCATGCTGGTCGCCGCTTACGCGGTCGCGGTGAAGCGGGGCTATCCGGCCGGCAAGTTCCCGGGCTGGGCCGAGGTTTTCCGCTCCTTCGCGGCCGCGCTGCCCGGCCTCCTGATCGTCGGCATCATCCTCGCGGGCATCCTGTCGGGCGTCTTCACGGCAACCGAATCCGCAGCCGTCGCGGTCACCTACACGATCCTGCTGACGTTCTTCATCTACCGCACCATGACCTTGCCGAACTTCCTGCGGGCCGCGGCCAAGGCGGTGAAGACGACGGGCGTAGTGTTGTTGCTGATCGGCGTCTCCACCATGTTCCAGTATCTGATGGGGCTCTATGAGGTGGCCGACCTCGCCGGCGACATGATGAGCAAGGTCTCGTCGCAGCCCTGGGTCATCTTCCTGCTCATCAACGTCATCCTGTTCGTGCTCGGCACGTTCATGGATATGGCAGCGACCATCCTGATCTGCACTCCCATCTTCCTGCCAATCGCGATGAAGGCGGGCATGGATCCGGTGCAGTTCGGCATGCTGATGCTGATCAACTGCGCGCTGGGGCTGAACACCCCGCCGGTCGGAACGACGCAGTTCGTGGGCTGCGCCATCGGCGGCATCTCGGTGGGCGCGGTGATGCGCACCATCCTGCCGTTCTACGCTGCCCTGATCGCAGCCCTGATGTTCGTGACCTACGTCCCCGCATTCTCGCTGTGGCTGCCCCGTCTGCTGATGGGCTACAAGGGTTAG
- a CDS encoding helix-turn-helix domain-containing protein gives MKASVVTIEPNGHFCSDCAVRDFAVCSSLGPAELREFEHLGRRVHFAGGETVFSEEDIATSFYNLLDGVMRLYKLLPDGRRQIVGFGLPGDFLGMNISGRHNFSADAIGGVTVCQFAKVPFGRFIEDRPHLLRRINELAIRELSQARDHMVLLGRRSAEEKVATFLLGWRERLVSLKGSSDTVPLPMSRQDIADYLGLTIETVSRTFTKLERHGVIEIIHGGVSLLDPAKVEALAAA, from the coding sequence ATGAAGGCTTCCGTGGTGACGATCGAGCCGAACGGGCATTTCTGTAGCGATTGTGCGGTCCGCGACTTCGCAGTGTGTTCGTCGCTGGGCCCGGCCGAGCTCAGGGAGTTCGAGCATCTGGGACGTCGTGTCCATTTTGCCGGGGGCGAGACCGTCTTCTCCGAGGAGGACATTGCGACCTCGTTCTACAACCTCCTCGACGGCGTCATGCGGCTCTACAAGCTGCTGCCCGACGGCCGGCGGCAGATCGTGGGATTCGGGCTACCCGGCGATTTCCTGGGGATGAATATTTCCGGTCGGCACAATTTTTCGGCCGATGCGATCGGCGGCGTCACCGTGTGCCAGTTCGCAAAAGTGCCGTTTGGCCGTTTTATCGAGGATCGGCCACACCTGCTCAGGCGGATCAACGAGCTGGCGATTCGCGAGTTGAGCCAGGCGCGCGACCATATGGTCCTGCTCGGCCGGCGCTCGGCGGAGGAGAAGGTTGCCACCTTCCTGCTCGGTTGGCGCGAGCGTCTGGTCTCGCTGAAGGGATCGTCCGACACCGTCCCGCTGCCGATGAGCCGCCAGGACATCGCCGACTACCTCGGCCTGACCATCGAAACCGTCAGCCGCACCTTCACCAAGCTGGAGCGCCATGGGGTGATCGAGATCATTCACGGCGGCGTCAGCCTGCTTGATCCGGCGAAGGTCGAGGCCCTGGCCGCGGCCTGA
- a CDS encoding SDR family oxidoreductase, which produces MTDYRKLFDLTGKTAVVLGAASGIGKSSAEALAGLGARVVCADRALDAAEATAAGIRDKGGWAEAASCDAASAADVNALARTVMEKFPRLDIAVTTPGLNIRKTILDYTEEDLDRVLNLNVKGTVWFFQAFGRIMVEQKGGSIIACSSVRAVTIEPGLGVYGSTKAAIGLLVKGFASEVGHAGVRVNAIAPSIAETALTGPFKQRPDIYNLYAGHTVFNRWSSADEVATGVAYLASDAASYVSGSTLFVDGGWTAVDGPPTGLTQLHK; this is translated from the coding sequence GTGACTGACTATCGCAAGCTCTTCGATCTCACCGGCAAGACCGCCGTCGTGCTCGGCGCCGCCTCGGGCATCGGCAAATCGTCCGCGGAGGCGCTGGCGGGCCTTGGCGCGCGCGTCGTCTGCGCCGATCGCGCGCTTGACGCCGCTGAGGCGACGGCAGCCGGCATTCGCGACAAGGGCGGCTGGGCGGAAGCGGCTAGCTGCGACGCCGCGAGCGCCGCGGACGTCAATGCGCTCGCCAGGACCGTGATGGAGAAATTCCCGCGGCTCGACATCGCCGTGACGACGCCCGGGCTCAACATCCGCAAGACGATCCTCGACTACACCGAGGAGGATCTCGACCGCGTCCTGAACCTCAACGTCAAGGGCACCGTGTGGTTCTTCCAGGCTTTCGGCCGCATCATGGTCGAGCAGAAAGGCGGCAGCATCATCGCCTGCTCATCGGTGCGCGCGGTGACCATCGAGCCGGGCCTTGGCGTCTACGGTTCGACCAAGGCCGCCATCGGCCTGCTGGTGAAGGGTTTCGCTTCCGAGGTTGGCCACGCCGGCGTGCGCGTCAACGCGATCGCCCCGAGCATTGCCGAGACCGCGTTGACCGGCCCGTTCAAGCAGCGGCCCGACATCTACAATCTCTACGCCGGTCACACCGTATTCAACCGCTGGAGCAGCGCCGACGAGGTCGCCACCGGCGTGGCCTATCTCGCCTCGGACGCCGCGAGCTATGTCAGCGGCAGCACGCTGTTCGTCGATGGCGGCTGGACCGCCGTCGATGGCCCGCCGACCGGTCTCACCCAATTGCACAAATAG
- a CDS encoding cyclase family protein, protein MPRKLIDISVPLRNDVTADPPGNHPTIQYIDHQQGLPRMLQFFDGLKAEDLPDGQGWAVEQVSLSTHNGTHLDAPWHFHPTMNRGERSWTIDEVPLEWCLQPGVKLDFRHLPDGYVATADDVEKELKRIGHTLAPLEIVVVNTSAGAKFGQADYVNSGCGMGYEATMYLLERGIRLTGTDGWSWDAPFVFTAKKYAETKDAGLIWEGHKAGRHIGYCHLEKLHNLDKLPSTGFTVSCFPVKIERASAGWTRAVAILDNQG, encoded by the coding sequence ATGCCGCGGAAGCTGATCGATATTTCCGTGCCGCTCCGAAACGATGTAACGGCCGATCCGCCGGGCAACCACCCGACGATCCAGTATATCGATCACCAGCAGGGCCTGCCGCGCATGCTGCAGTTCTTCGACGGCCTCAAGGCGGAGGATTTGCCGGATGGCCAGGGCTGGGCCGTCGAGCAGGTCTCGCTGTCCACCCACAACGGCACGCATCTCGACGCGCCCTGGCATTTCCACCCGACCATGAATCGCGGCGAGCGGTCATGGACCATCGACGAGGTGCCGTTGGAATGGTGCCTTCAGCCCGGCGTGAAGCTCGACTTCCGGCATCTGCCTGACGGCTACGTGGCGACCGCCGACGATGTCGAAAAGGAGCTGAAACGGATCGGGCACACGCTGGCGCCGCTGGAGATCGTCGTCGTCAACACCAGCGCCGGCGCAAAATTCGGCCAGGCCGATTACGTCAACTCAGGCTGCGGCATGGGCTATGAGGCCACCATGTACCTGCTCGAGCGCGGCATCCGGCTGACCGGCACCGACGGCTGGAGCTGGGACGCGCCGTTCGTCTTCACCGCGAAGAAATATGCCGAAACAAAAGATGCCGGCCTGATCTGGGAAGGCCACAAGGCGGGGCGGCACATCGGCTATTGCCATCTCGAGAAGCTGCACAATCTCGACAAGCTGCCTTCGACCGGATTCACGGTCTCGTGCTTCCCGGTGAAGATCGAGCGAGCGTCCGCAGGCTGGACCCGAGCGGTCGCCATCCTCGACAATCAGGGCTGA
- a CDS encoding MlaE family lipid ABC transporter permease subunit, which translates to MNSQPLLLATPSGDALNLRPQGPWTAANVSALETLSRSVGADVDRSSAVTLDMSGVSALDTLGAWVLEKLSRRAASSGRSAEFVGVADHFSGLMDEVRQVNRHTPPPAAAPNPVLLRLGDLGKSTVGAREDVTIFLQMLGALFIAVIGVLRRPRSLRLTSLVYQLYRIGWQAIPIVVLITFLIGAIIAQQGFFHFRRFGAESYTVDMVGILVLRELGVLIVAIMVAGRSGSAYTAELGSMKMREEIDALSTMGLDPVHVLILPRVAALVIALPILAFVGAVAALYGGGLVAQFYGGMAPAIYIARLHEAISITHFEVGILKAPFMALVIGIVACSEGLRVKGSAESLGRQTTMSVVKSIFLVIVLDGLFAIFFASIGM; encoded by the coding sequence GTGAACTCCCAACCGCTATTGCTGGCGACGCCCTCCGGTGATGCGCTGAACTTGCGCCCGCAAGGGCCGTGGACGGCAGCCAACGTGTCGGCGCTCGAAACGCTGTCCCGATCGGTCGGAGCGGATGTCGATCGATCCAGCGCCGTGACGCTGGACATGTCCGGCGTCAGCGCGCTCGACACGCTCGGAGCCTGGGTCCTGGAGAAGTTGTCGCGCAGGGCCGCTTCATCAGGCCGATCGGCAGAGTTCGTCGGCGTCGCGGATCATTTCAGCGGGCTGATGGACGAGGTGCGTCAGGTCAATCGCCACACACCGCCGCCTGCGGCCGCGCCAAACCCGGTTCTGCTCAGGCTCGGCGATCTCGGCAAATCCACGGTTGGCGCGCGCGAAGACGTCACGATCTTCCTTCAAATGCTGGGCGCGTTGTTCATCGCCGTGATCGGCGTGCTGCGCCGGCCACGCTCGCTGCGGCTGACGTCGCTGGTCTATCAACTCTACCGCATCGGCTGGCAGGCCATTCCGATTGTCGTTCTCATTACCTTCCTGATCGGCGCCATCATCGCCCAGCAGGGGTTCTTCCATTTCCGCAGGTTCGGTGCGGAGTCCTACACCGTCGACATGGTCGGCATCCTGGTGCTGCGCGAGCTGGGTGTGCTGATCGTCGCCATCATGGTCGCGGGACGCTCGGGGAGCGCATATACCGCCGAGCTCGGCTCGATGAAGATGCGCGAGGAGATCGACGCGCTCTCGACCATGGGCCTCGATCCCGTCCATGTCCTGATATTGCCGCGGGTAGCAGCCCTGGTCATCGCATTGCCGATTCTCGCGTTCGTCGGGGCGGTTGCGGCGCTCTATGGCGGAGGACTGGTCGCGCAATTCTACGGCGGCATGGCGCCCGCGATCTACATCGCGCGGCTGCACGAGGCCATCTCCATCACCCATTTCGAGGTCGGCATCCTGAAGGCGCCGTTCATGGCGCTGGTGATCGGGATCGTGGCCTGCAGCGAGGGCTTGCGCGTGAAGGGCAGCGCGGAATCGCTCGGACGGCAGACCACGATGTCGGTGGTGAAGTCGATCTTCCTGGTGATCGTGCTCGACGGCCTGTTCGCGATCTTCTTCGCCTCGATCGGAATGTGA
- a CDS encoding Crp/Fnr family transcriptional regulator gives MPQDKTGDPRQAAGNKLSVLRKHPIFADLEPDALDQLCRYAKHTTVKRGATIAAKGDPGNNLFAVITGTVKISSSSPDGRNAILNLIGPGEIFGEIAVLDGAPRSADATANTNCELYIIDRRDFLPFVKSQPALAMKFIELLCARLRWTSQQVEQVILQNLPGRLASALLGLTEERKLDSGSGTLAITQQEISEMVGMTRESINKQLRAWAGRNWVRLEHGAIVVLDTDALRDLAESGLDGE, from the coding sequence GTGCCTCAGGACAAGACCGGCGACCCCCGACAAGCTGCGGGCAACAAACTATCGGTCCTGCGCAAGCACCCGATCTTTGCGGATCTCGAGCCGGACGCGCTCGATCAGCTCTGCCGTTACGCCAAGCACACCACGGTGAAGCGCGGTGCGACGATCGCCGCCAAGGGCGATCCCGGCAACAATTTGTTCGCGGTGATCACGGGAACAGTAAAGATTTCCTCTTCGTCGCCGGATGGCCGGAACGCTATTCTCAATCTGATCGGTCCCGGAGAAATCTTTGGCGAGATCGCGGTTCTCGACGGTGCGCCGCGCTCGGCCGACGCGACCGCCAACACCAATTGCGAGCTCTACATCATCGACCGCCGCGACTTCCTGCCATTCGTGAAGAGTCAGCCGGCGCTGGCGATGAAGTTCATCGAGCTGCTGTGCGCGCGCCTGCGCTGGACCAGCCAGCAGGTCGAGCAGGTGATTCTGCAAAATCTTCCGGGCCGGCTTGCGAGCGCGCTGCTCGGTCTCACCGAAGAGCGCAAGCTCGACTCCGGCAGCGGTACGCTCGCCATCACGCAGCAGGAGATCAGCGAGATGGTGGGCATGACGCGCGAGAGCATCAACAAGCAATTGCGCGCCTGGGCCGGCCGCAACTGGGTTCGCCTCGAGCACGGCGCCATCGTTGTGCTGGATACCGATGCGTTGCGCGACCTCGCCGAGAGCGGCCTCGACGGCGAGTGA
- a CDS encoding ABC transporter ATP-binding protein has translation MDEAQEEFAIRVRELVVGFGRQTVLDHLSLDVRRGEILGLVGASGGGKSVLMRTIIGLIPRQGGSIDVMGQPIGGRKEGAATTWGILFQQGALFSSLTVRQNVQFPLRENLVLSQELMDEIAVAKLEMVGLRAQDADKYPSELSGGMTKRVALARALALDPPILFLDEPTSGLDPIAAGDFDALIGTLQKTLGLTVFMVTHDLASLTTVCDRVAALADGRIVAIGPMRELLQSEHPWVRAYFHGKRSQMLQHEMR, from the coding sequence ATGGACGAAGCGCAAGAGGAGTTCGCGATCCGCGTTCGCGAGCTCGTGGTCGGCTTCGGCCGCCAGACCGTGCTCGACCATCTGTCGCTCGATGTCCGCCGGGGCGAGATCCTCGGGCTGGTGGGAGCGTCCGGCGGCGGCAAGTCGGTGCTGATGCGCACCATCATCGGCCTCATCCCGCGCCAGGGCGGGAGCATCGACGTGATGGGACAGCCCATCGGAGGCCGCAAGGAAGGTGCGGCGACGACGTGGGGCATCCTGTTCCAGCAAGGTGCGCTGTTCTCCTCGCTGACGGTCCGTCAGAACGTGCAGTTTCCGCTGCGCGAAAATCTGGTGCTGTCGCAGGAGCTGATGGACGAGATCGCGGTCGCCAAGCTCGAGATGGTCGGGCTGCGGGCGCAGGACGCCGACAAATATCCGTCGGAGCTCTCGGGCGGCATGACCAAGCGTGTGGCGTTGGCGCGCGCACTCGCGCTCGATCCGCCGATCCTGTTCCTGGACGAGCCGACCTCGGGTCTCGACCCGATCGCCGCCGGCGATTTTGACGCGCTGATCGGGACGCTGCAGAAGACCCTTGGCCTCACCGTGTTCATGGTCACCCATGACCTTGCGAGCCTCACCACGGTCTGCGACCGCGTCGCCGCGCTCGCCGACGGCAGAATCGTGGCGATCGGCCCGATGCGCGAATTGCTGCAATCCGAGCATCCGTGGGTGCGCGCCTATTTCCACGGCAAGCGCTCGCAGATGCTGCAACACGAGATGAGATGA
- a CDS encoding phage holin family protein — protein MNIENVVRHLRALWRTDRIIADIRLRHLLMGLGLRAFAALIATFGLLMLELSAYFALIQIWSAVASAAALGAINLVIAGILFFVAGRPPSGRDIELANEIHGTSIEALQIEARALQAQVSGAVHHPLSTLMPVLVPLIAIIVKNLQKTAKETAAASEAGS, from the coding sequence GTGAACATCGAAAATGTCGTCAGACATCTGCGCGCGCTGTGGCGCACCGACAGGATCATCGCGGACATCAGGCTGCGCCATCTGCTGATGGGCCTCGGCCTGCGCGCCTTCGCGGCGCTGATCGCCACATTCGGCCTGCTAATGCTGGAGCTATCGGCCTATTTCGCACTGATCCAGATCTGGAGTGCAGTCGCGTCGGCTGCCGCTCTCGGCGCGATCAACCTCGTCATTGCAGGAATCCTCTTCTTCGTTGCTGGCCGCCCGCCCTCCGGCCGTGACATCGAGCTCGCCAATGAAATTCACGGCACGTCCATCGAGGCCCTGCAGATCGAGGCGCGCGCGCTTCAAGCCCAGGTATCGGGCGCGGTGCATCATCCACTCAGCACTCTCATGCCGGTGCTGGTGCCGCTGATCGCGATCATCGTGAAGAACCTGCAGAAGACGGCCAAGGAGACGGCAGCTGCTTCCGAAGCGGGCTCGTAG
- a CDS encoding TRAP transporter small permease, which produces MTDPHVASHEQEVAGRPSTGLLSRINAIVARLGMYLSVTGLLVIVTIVFYQVFGRYVLNSSPTWTENLALVLILYVTLIGAAVGVRDAGHIGMDSLLVMLPDHMREKIELVIHVLVAVFGVAMAYNGWILGASVGTVKIPNLGLPEVIRYVPLIASGVLIVSFSIEHIIALLRGEEVVPSWN; this is translated from the coding sequence ATGACAGACCCACATGTCGCAAGCCACGAGCAGGAGGTCGCCGGACGCCCGTCGACCGGCTTGCTGTCGCGGATCAACGCCATCGTCGCTCGCTTGGGCATGTATCTGTCAGTGACCGGCCTGCTCGTCATCGTCACCATCGTGTTCTACCAGGTGTTCGGACGTTACGTGCTCAATTCCAGTCCGACCTGGACGGAGAACCTTGCGCTGGTTCTGATCCTGTATGTCACGCTGATCGGCGCCGCCGTCGGCGTTCGCGACGCCGGACACATCGGCATGGACAGTTTGCTGGTGATGCTTCCGGATCACATGCGAGAGAAGATCGAGCTGGTGATCCACGTTCTGGTGGCCGTGTTCGGCGTTGCGATGGCCTACAACGGCTGGATCCTCGGGGCGTCGGTCGGAACCGTGAAGATTCCCAATCTCGGACTGCCCGAGGTCATCCGCTACGTGCCGCTGATCGCCTCTGGCGTCCTGATCGTCTCCTTTTCAATCGAGCACATCATTGCTCTCCTCCGCGGCGAAGAGGTCGTCCCCTCATGGAACTGA
- a CDS encoding TRAP transporter substrate-binding protein, whose protein sequence is MKTLIGIIAAATLAVSAPFATARDFRSADIHPADYPTVEAVKFMGKQLAAASGGKLGVKVFPNGALGSEKDTIEQLKIGALDMMRINASPLNNFVPETIALCLPFVFRDTQHMRNVLDGPIGDEILAAMEPAGLVGLAYYDSGARSIYTVKAPVKSLADLKGLKIRVQQSDLWVGMIQSLGANPTPMPYGEVYTALKTGLVDAAENNWPSYESSRHFEAAKFYNVTEHSLAPEVLVMSKKVWDTLSKEDQAMVRKAAKESVPVMRKLWDEREQASRKTVEAAGVQVVTIANKAEFVDAMKPVYDKFAGDEKLKGLVKRIQDTK, encoded by the coding sequence ATGAAGACACTGATCGGTATCATCGCTGCCGCTACGCTGGCGGTCTCAGCGCCTTTCGCGACCGCACGCGATTTCCGCTCCGCCGACATCCACCCTGCCGACTATCCGACCGTCGAGGCCGTCAAGTTCATGGGCAAACAGCTCGCTGCGGCGAGCGGCGGCAAGCTCGGCGTGAAGGTGTTTCCCAACGGTGCCCTGGGCTCCGAGAAGGACACCATCGAGCAGCTGAAGATCGGCGCGCTCGACATGATGCGGATCAACGCATCGCCGTTGAACAACTTCGTGCCGGAAACCATCGCGCTCTGCCTGCCCTTCGTCTTCCGCGACACGCAGCATATGCGCAACGTGCTCGATGGGCCGATCGGCGATGAGATCCTGGCGGCCATGGAGCCCGCGGGCCTGGTCGGCCTTGCCTATTACGACAGCGGCGCCCGCTCCATTTACACCGTCAAGGCCCCGGTCAAGTCGCTCGCGGACCTCAAGGGCCTCAAGATCCGCGTCCAGCAATCCGACCTATGGGTCGGCATGATTCAGAGCCTCGGGGCCAACCCGACGCCGATGCCGTATGGCGAGGTCTACACCGCTCTCAAGACCGGTCTGGTGGACGCTGCCGAGAACAACTGGCCTTCCTACGAGTCCTCGCGCCATTTCGAGGCCGCCAAGTTCTACAACGTCACGGAGCACTCCCTGGCGCCTGAAGTTCTGGTGATGTCCAAGAAGGTCTGGGACACGTTGAGCAAGGAAGATCAGGCGATGGTCCGCAAGGCGGCCAAGGAATCGGTGCCCGTCATGCGCAAGCTCTGGGATGAGCGCGAGCAGGCGTCGCGCAAGACCGTCGAAGCCGCCGGCGTGCAGGTCGTTACGATCGCCAACAAGGCCGAATTCGTCGACGCGATGAAGCCGGTGTACGACAAGTTCGCCGGTGACGAGAAGCTGAAGGGGCTCGTCAAGCGTATCCAGGACACGAAGTAA
- a CDS encoding ABC-type transport auxiliary lipoprotein family protein: protein METRAPYVLIGSFVLAAILAVFGFVYWLNNTGGIGPRANYHVQFQGPVPGLLVGAGVLFNGIRVGEVTQLGLAPDNARFVNATISVASTTPVRADTRVGLDFQGLTGVPVVTLEGGMIVAKAGEPVTLIAEAGAGQSMTQAARDALRRVDTVLEDNSGPLKDTIANLKTFSDGLARNTGKIDGILAGLEKMTGGGTPAQKITYDLRTPQNLGPAGKTLSASLAIPEPTAVAMLQTQRMLFAPSGDNPGFADFLWADSIPKLVQARLIDSFENYDIAHAPLRTTDLGQADYQLLIDIRRFRIATEGEARVEIGLSARIVDRNGKVVASRLVETSEKLDKIEPAAAVAAFDAAFARIAKELIGWTVQAV, encoded by the coding sequence ATGGAAACCCGCGCTCCTTACGTGCTGATCGGCAGTTTCGTGCTGGCCGCAATCCTCGCGGTGTTCGGCTTCGTCTATTGGCTGAACAACACAGGAGGCATCGGACCGCGCGCGAACTATCACGTGCAATTCCAGGGACCGGTGCCGGGCCTGCTGGTCGGCGCCGGCGTGCTGTTCAACGGCATCCGCGTCGGCGAGGTGACGCAGCTTGGCCTTGCGCCGGATAATGCGCGCTTCGTCAATGCGACGATCTCGGTTGCCTCGACGACACCCGTGCGTGCCGACACCAGGGTCGGGCTCGATTTCCAGGGGCTGACCGGCGTGCCGGTGGTGACGCTGGAGGGCGGCATGATCGTTGCGAAGGCCGGCGAGCCCGTGACCTTGATCGCCGAGGCCGGGGCGGGCCAGAGCATGACGCAGGCGGCGCGCGATGCGCTGCGGCGGGTCGATACCGTGCTGGAGGACAATTCCGGCCCGCTGAAGGATACCATAGCGAATCTCAAGACATTCTCCGACGGGCTCGCACGCAACACCGGCAAGATCGATGGCATCCTGGCGGGCCTCGAGAAGATGACCGGCGGTGGGACGCCGGCGCAGAAGATCACCTACGATTTGCGCACGCCGCAGAATCTCGGGCCTGCCGGCAAGACGCTGTCGGCGTCACTGGCCATTCCCGAACCGACGGCGGTCGCGATGCTCCAGACCCAGCGTATGTTGTTTGCCCCCAGTGGCGACAATCCGGGATTCGCAGACTTCCTCTGGGCCGACAGCATTCCAAAGCTGGTGCAGGCCCGGCTGATCGACAGTTTCGAGAACTACGACATCGCCCACGCGCCGCTGCGCACGACGGATCTCGGGCAGGCGGACTACCAGCTCCTGATCGACATCAGGCGCTTCCGGATCGCCACGGAAGGCGAGGCCCGGGTCGAGATCGGGCTGTCGGCGCGAATCGTCGACAGAAACGGCAAGGTGGTCGCGTCACGCCTCGTCGAGACCAGCGAGAAGCTCGACAAGATCGAGCCGGCCGCAGCGGTCGCAGCGTTCGACGCAGCCTTCGCCCGCATCGCGAAGGAGCTGATCGGCTGGACGGTGCAGGCGGTCTGA